In the Streptomyces sp. SJL17-4 genome, GCCGGTGCTCAGGCGGCGGCCGGCGCGATGTTGTGGTTGAAGCGGAACACGTTGTCGGGGTCGTACGCGGCCTTGACGGCGGCGAGCCTGCGGTAGTTCTCCTCGCCGAACGAGGAGACGATCCGCTGCTCGCCCTCGGCGCCGACGAAGTTCAGGTACACGGTGTCGATCGACCACGGCCGCGCGTCGGCCCGCACATCCCGCACCCACTGGATCGCCTGCCCGTCCATCGCCGGGTCCTCCCAGGTCGCGAACGGGTGGACGGCCCAGGCCGCGGTGCGCCACGGCTGCGGATACGGCTCCGCCCCGGCCGCCACCGCGCCGCCCATCATGAACAGCACGTGCTGGATGGCCGCGGGCATCGGGATCGCCGCGCCGCGCTCGCAGAACACGTCGACGGCCTCGTCGGGGAAGCCGTTCAGGTACTCGGCCGACCAGTAGTTCCGCAGTCCCGGCGGATCGTCGAGCATGGACTGCAGCTCCGTGTACGGGAGGTCCGCGACGACCTCGATCACCGGCTTGAGCGCGAACAGCGGCGCCGCCAGCTCCCGCAGCTCGTCGACCGGACCGGCGTACGTGAACAGCGTCCCGCAGACCAGCCTGCCGACCAGGTCCGGCGGGACGAACGGCTCGGGCGGCGCCGGCATGTAGATCGCCCCGCCGCCCACCTCGTCCGGCGCGGTCTCGGAGACGTCCCGGAAGGTGCGTACCACCTCGGGCGCGTCGGCGGGCAGGAAGAACAGCATCACGATGCTCATCCGCGGCAGTTCGTGCAGCCGCAGGGTCAGCGAGGTCGCCACCCCGAAGTTGCCACCGCCGCCGTGCAGCGCCCAGAACAGGTCCGGGTGCTCCTCCGCGTCCGTATGGACGTGCTTTCCCTCGGCCGTGATCAGGTCGGCGGCCAGCAGGTTGTCGCTGGCGAGTCCGAACTTCCGCTCCAGCCAGCCGGATCCGCCGCCCAGCGTGAAGCCGCCGACCCCGGTGGTGGACACCCGCCCGCCGGTGGTCGCGACATGGAACGGCTGGCAGGCGTGGTCCATCTGCCCCATCGTCGTCCCGCCCCCGACCCGTACCGTCATGTCCTCCGGGTCCACCACGACCGTGTGCATCCGCCGCAGGTCGACCACGAGCGAGCCGTCGATCACGGAGGTCCCGGCGACGCTGTGGCCACCGCCGCGCACCGCGATGGGGAGGTCGCACGCGCGGCCGAAGAGGATCGCGTTGGACACGTCCGCCTGGCTCTCGCACTGGGCGATCACCGAGGGACGGTGGTCGATCATGCCGTTGTGGAGGGCGCGGGCCGCGGCGTAGCCCGGATCACCGGGGACGATCACCTGCCCGGCCAGGTCCTCGACCAGCCCGGACAGAGCGCTTTCCGAGATGTGGGGACCCATGGGAGCCCCCCTTTCACATGGGGGACGGGACCTTCTCATCGTAGGTCCGGGTACCGTCCCCCGCGCGGGCCCGCCTCAGCCGCCGTACGCCCCGCTCGCCGTCAGTCGCAGTGCCGTGTCGATCAGGGGCACGTGGCTGAAGGCCTGCGGGAAGTTGCCGACCTGCCGCTGGAGCCTCGGGTCCCACTCCTCGGCGAGCAGCCCCAGGTCGTTGCGGAGCGCCAGCAGCCGCTCGAAGAGCGAGCGTGCCTCGTCCACCCGGCCGATCATGGCCAGGTCGTCGGCCAGCCAGAAGGAGCAGGCCAGGAACGCGCCCTCGTCGCCCTCCAGGCCGTCGACGCCGGCCTCCTCGCCGGAGGTCGGGTAGCGGAGCACGAAACCGTCCTCCGTGGACAGCTCGCGCTGGATCGCCTCGATCGTGCCGATGACCCGCTTGTCGTCCGGCGGCAGGAAGCCCATCTGCGGGATCAGCAGCAGCGAGGCGTCCAGCTCCTTGGAGCCGTACGACTGCGTGAAGGTGTTCCGCTCGGGGTCGTAGCCCTTCTCGCAGACGTCCCGGTGGATCTCGTCGCGCAGCGCGTGCCAGCGCTCCAGCGGGCCGTCGGCGTCCCCGGACTCGATGAGCTTGATCGTGCGGTCGACGGCCACCCACGCCATCACCTTGGAGTGGACGAAGTGCCGGCGCGGGCCGCGGACCTCCCAGATGCCCTCGTCGGGCTGGTCCCAGTGCTTCTCCAGGTAGTTGATCAGCTTGATCTGGAGGAGCGAGGCGTAGTCGTTGCGGGACAGGCCCGTCATGTGCGCGAGGTGGAGGGCCTCGGTGACCTCGCCGTAGACGTCCAGCTGGAGCTGGTTGGCGGCGCCGTTGCCGACCCGGACCGGGCCGGAGTTCTCGTACCCCGGGAGCCAGTCGAGCTCCGCCTCGCCGAGCTCCCGCTCGCCGGCGATGCCGTACATGATCTGCAGGTTCTCCGGGTCGCCGGCGACCGCGCGGAGCAGCCAGTCCCGCCAGGCGCGGGCCTCCTCGCGGTAGCCGGTGCGCAGCATGGAGGAGAGCGTGATCGCCGCGTCGCGCAGCCAGGTGTAGCGGTAGTCCCAGTTGCGGACGCCGCCGATCTCCTCGGGCAGCGAGGTGGTCG is a window encoding:
- a CDS encoding FAD-binding oxidoreductase; amino-acid sequence: MGPHISESALSGLVEDLAGQVIVPGDPGYAAARALHNGMIDHRPSVIAQCESQADVSNAILFGRACDLPIAVRGGGHSVAGTSVIDGSLVVDLRRMHTVVVDPEDMTVRVGGGTTMGQMDHACQPFHVATTGGRVSTTGVGGFTLGGGSGWLERKFGLASDNLLAADLITAEGKHVHTDAEEHPDLFWALHGGGGNFGVATSLTLRLHELPRMSIVMLFFLPADAPEVVRTFRDVSETAPDEVGGGAIYMPAPPEPFVPPDLVGRLVCGTLFTYAGPVDELRELAAPLFALKPVIEVVADLPYTELQSMLDDPPGLRNYWSAEYLNGFPDEAVDVFCERGAAIPMPAAIQHVLFMMGGAVAAGAEPYPQPWRTAAWAVHPFATWEDPAMDGQAIQWVRDVRADARPWSIDTVYLNFVGAEGEQRIVSSFGEENYRRLAAVKAAYDPDNVFRFNHNIAPAAA
- a CDS encoding glycoside hydrolase family 15 protein — translated: MAGRIEDYALIGDMQTAALVCRDGSVDWLCLPRFDSHAIFAGLLGTEEHGFWRVGPATPDDAEPAPADRRRYRGDSLILESEWDTPRGTVRVTDFMPPRDGAPQLIRIVEGVSGRVRMRSSLRMRFSYGRIVPWVHKVGDRTVAVAGPDSVWLDTDAETHGKDLTTYSDFTVNPGDRITFTLSWQPSHKEPPALPDPEGSLEATADFWREWVEHCTYHGPYREAVIRSLITLKALTYAPTGGIVAAPTTSLPEEIGGVRNWDYRYTWLRDAAITLSSMLRTGYREEARAWRDWLLRAVAGDPENLQIMYGIAGERELGEAELDWLPGYENSGPVRVGNGAANQLQLDVYGEVTEALHLAHMTGLSRNDYASLLQIKLINYLEKHWDQPDEGIWEVRGPRRHFVHSKVMAWVAVDRTIKLIESGDADGPLERWHALRDEIHRDVCEKGYDPERNTFTQSYGSKELDASLLLIPQMGFLPPDDKRVIGTIEAIQRELSTEDGFVLRYPTSGEEAGVDGLEGDEGAFLACSFWLADDLAMIGRVDEARSLFERLLALRNDLGLLAEEWDPRLQRQVGNFPQAFSHVPLIDTALRLTASGAYGG